From a single Stackebrandtia endophytica genomic region:
- a CDS encoding ATP-binding cassette domain-containing protein, with product MGYIDVSAVSHTLPNGRVLFSDVSLRVGEGAKVALVGPNGAGKTTLLRMVAGDLPVTVGGIKRVGTVGVMRQFIGSIADDSTLEDLAISLLPDTTRDAAERLRLTEAAIVESDTEKNQLRYAEALVAWGEKGGYDAEVTFDTAATLVLGLPWDRAKHRKVVTLSGGEQKKFALELLLNGSDDVLLLDEPDNFLDVPGKRWLEQKLAGSDKSVLYVSHDRELLANTAQRVVTVEADSAWTHVGGFETWHETRLARNDRLDERRRQWDDEHDRLKRMVAMYKQQAMLSAAMASRYKAAKTRLARFEASGAPPPKPKEQDIRMQLGGGRTGKRSVICRELELDDLTFPFDLEVWYDDRVAVLGANGTGKSHFLRLLGRGGTDPDPATVSALRPVAHSGVARLGARVVPGHFSQTHDRPELVGQTLSEVLWQGDDARPSLPRHDGIRALSRYELAGQLDQRFETLSGGQQARFLILLLELSGATLLLLDEPTDNLDLASADALEAGLSAFEGTVIAVTHDRWFARGFDRYLLFQGDGEVIEVPEPVWDVQSRSAGSGGGTAAPPSTD from the coding sequence GTGGGTTACATAGATGTCAGCGCCGTCTCACACACCCTCCCCAATGGGAGAGTGCTGTTCTCCGACGTGTCGTTGCGAGTGGGAGAGGGCGCCAAGGTCGCGTTGGTCGGCCCCAACGGCGCGGGGAAGACCACGCTGCTGCGAATGGTCGCGGGAGACCTGCCGGTAACCGTGGGGGGAATCAAACGGGTGGGAACCGTCGGCGTCATGCGTCAGTTCATCGGGTCCATCGCCGATGACTCCACACTGGAGGACCTGGCGATCTCCCTGTTGCCCGATACCACTCGGGACGCCGCCGAACGATTGAGGCTGACCGAGGCCGCGATCGTCGAGTCCGACACCGAGAAGAACCAGCTGCGATACGCCGAGGCGCTGGTCGCCTGGGGGGAGAAGGGTGGGTACGACGCCGAGGTCACCTTCGATACGGCCGCGACCCTGGTTCTCGGCCTGCCCTGGGACCGGGCCAAACACCGCAAGGTGGTCACGCTGTCCGGCGGTGAACAGAAGAAGTTCGCCCTCGAACTGCTGCTCAACGGCAGCGACGACGTGCTGCTGCTGGACGAACCGGACAACTTCCTCGACGTCCCCGGAAAACGTTGGCTGGAACAGAAACTGGCCGGCTCCGACAAGAGTGTCTTGTATGTCTCCCACGACCGGGAACTGCTCGCCAACACGGCGCAGCGGGTCGTCACCGTCGAAGCCGACTCGGCGTGGACCCATGTCGGCGGATTCGAGACCTGGCATGAGACCCGGCTGGCCCGCAATGACCGGCTCGACGAACGGCGGCGTCAGTGGGACGACGAGCACGACCGGCTCAAACGCATGGTCGCCATGTACAAGCAACAGGCGATGCTCAGTGCCGCGATGGCGTCGCGCTACAAGGCGGCCAAGACCCGGCTCGCCCGATTCGAGGCCTCCGGGGCGCCACCGCCCAAGCCGAAGGAACAGGACATCCGGATGCAACTGGGTGGCGGTCGGACCGGGAAGAGGTCGGTGATCTGTCGGGAGTTGGAACTGGACGATCTGACCTTCCCCTTCGACCTGGAGGTCTGGTATGACGACCGCGTCGCGGTACTGGGCGCCAACGGAACCGGCAAGTCCCACTTCCTTCGGTTGTTGGGCCGAGGCGGCACCGACCCCGATCCGGCGACGGTTTCGGCACTGCGCCCAGTCGCCCATAGTGGAGTAGCAAGGTTGGGGGCCCGGGTGGTTCCCGGGCACTTCTCCCAAACCCATGACCGTCCGGAGCTGGTCGGCCAGACCCTGTCGGAGGTGCTGTGGCAGGGCGACGACGCCCGGCCGAGCCTTCCCCGACACGACGGCATCCGGGCGCTGTCCCGGTACGAACTCGCCGGACAACTCGACCAACGGTTCGAAACCCTCTCCGGTGGCCAACAGGCCCGGTTCCTGATCCTGCTGTTGGAACTGTCCGGCGCCACGCTGTTGCTCCTCGACGAGCCCACCGACAACCTCGACCTCGCCTCGGCCGACGCCCTGGAGGCGGGCCTGTCCGCCTTCGAGGGCACCGTCATCGCGGTGACCCACGACCGGTGGTTTGCGCGAGGCTTCGACCGATACCTGTTGTTCCAAGGCGACGGCGAGGTGATCGAGGTGCCCGAACCGGTGTGGGACGTACAATCTCGGAGTGCCGGTTCCGGAGGAGGAACGGCAGCGCCACCGTCGACCGACTAG
- a CDS encoding phosphotransferase enzyme family protein, protein MVDRPDGPNPSNGRRPGYRWRDTTTTPGKRHVTMDMDLPKLLAAFGSTPIGEPEVLAGGEDNLNLRTETDRGDVVVRRYLLSPAMRVGAELELVDYLARRGYPTPGPLSTVDGGFLVDDGAPVAVFPFVTGDVPAELTADLAAQTGELLARMHVLTAGWTDARIPEFDRVAALRHSAAEPPELAGTDTWTACVTDFLDRRHDALSDLSDLPTGPLHHDLHRQNLLVRDGEIVAVLDFDELNRGPLLIDLARTLFYLAVERPDRRLPVEAANAIVAGYQRARMLTPAERDLLPACFELVALADAAIFLRDNADEDWLSEVDECHSWQVYLANPDLEPLAGT, encoded by the coding sequence ATGGTGGACCGGCCGGACGGCCCGAACCCGTCGAACGGTCGCCGACCCGGCTACCGGTGGCGCGACACCACGACGACACCGGGAAAACGACACGTGACAATGGACATGGACCTGCCCAAACTGCTCGCCGCGTTCGGGAGCACGCCCATCGGGGAACCGGAGGTCCTCGCTGGCGGCGAGGACAATCTCAACCTCCGCACCGAAACCGACCGTGGGGACGTCGTGGTACGCAGATACCTGCTGTCACCGGCGATGCGGGTCGGCGCCGAACTCGAACTCGTCGACTACCTGGCCCGGCGCGGCTACCCCACGCCAGGTCCCCTATCCACTGTCGATGGTGGATTCCTGGTTGACGACGGCGCCCCGGTCGCGGTCTTTCCGTTCGTGACCGGAGACGTCCCCGCCGAACTCACCGCGGATCTGGCCGCGCAGACCGGGGAACTCCTCGCCCGGATGCACGTGCTCACCGCAGGTTGGACCGACGCCCGGATTCCCGAGTTCGACCGAGTGGCCGCGCTGCGCCACAGCGCCGCCGAGCCGCCCGAACTGGCCGGAACCGACACCTGGACCGCCTGCGTCACCGACTTCCTCGACCGACGCCACGACGCACTGTCGGACTTGTCCGACCTGCCCACCGGACCGCTGCACCACGACCTACACCGCCAGAACCTGCTCGTTCGTGACGGCGAGATCGTGGCGGTACTCGACTTCGACGAACTCAACCGGGGACCACTGCTGATCGACCTCGCCCGCACCCTGTTCTATCTGGCCGTGGAGCGTCCGGACCGTCGGCTGCCCGTGGAAGCGGCGAACGCCATCGTCGCCGGATACCAACGGGCCAGGATGCTCACACCGGCCGAGCGCGATCTACTGCCCGCCTGCTTCGAACTGGTCGCCCTGGCCGATGCCGCAATCTTTTTGCGCGACAACGCCGATGAGGACTGGCTGTCCGAGGTGGACGAATGCCACAGCTGGCAGGTGTATCTGGCCAACCCCGACCTCGAACCGCTCGCCGGCACCTGA
- a CDS encoding tyrosine-protein phosphatase, with protein sequence MSRDKETDQLFPGVFNFRDLGGLPAGNHRVRSGRVYRSDSLAGLRETDRAAFADLGIRTVIDLRRASEVEQDGRIPDWPEIAYHNIDPGHREWGPAPWFESDELSPFLSDRYQDLVDETAARLVHILGFAAREDALPLVVHCWAGRDRTGVVCALLLALLGVSDTDIDADYARSSAANARYTTWARVNGENIYTMCPWYRAPVGTMRRFLTEFRHRHGSIERFLTTAGLTDATTAAIRTRLLSR encoded by the coding sequence ATGTCCCGTGACAAGGAAACGGATCAACTGTTCCCCGGGGTGTTCAACTTTCGAGACCTCGGCGGCCTTCCCGCCGGAAACCACCGAGTCCGGTCCGGCCGGGTGTATCGCTCCGACTCACTCGCCGGACTCCGCGAGACCGACCGCGCCGCGTTCGCCGACCTCGGCATCCGCACCGTGATCGACCTGCGGCGCGCCTCCGAGGTGGAACAGGACGGCCGCATACCCGACTGGCCCGAGATCGCCTACCACAACATCGATCCGGGACATCGAGAATGGGGACCCGCACCCTGGTTCGAGAGCGACGAACTGTCACCGTTCCTGTCCGACCGCTACCAGGACCTGGTCGACGAGACCGCGGCCCGGCTCGTCCACATCCTCGGGTTCGCCGCGCGGGAGGACGCCCTGCCCCTCGTGGTGCACTGCTGGGCGGGTCGCGACCGCACCGGCGTGGTGTGCGCCCTGTTGCTGGCGCTACTTGGAGTGTCCGATACCGACATCGACGCCGACTACGCCCGAAGCTCCGCCGCCAACGCCCGGTACACGACCTGGGCCCGCGTCAACGGCGAGAACATCTACACCATGTGCCCCTGGTACCGGGCACCCGTGGGGACCATGCGCCGCTTCCTCACCGAGTTCCGGCACCGCCACGGTTCGATCGAGCGGTTCCTGACCACCGCCGGGCTCACTGACGCCACCACCGCCGCGATTCGTACCCGACTGCTCTCCCGTTGA
- a CDS encoding ABC transporter ATP-binding protein, which yields MRPRRSNGRRPMWLVVRRLTRVAPANYLGAGLLWGLFLFAPIATGLLLKALFDRLSQDELVSVESALWLCAAFVVVEGLRGVMFWLAVGIVPYWSHGSETLLRANALRSILSSRGAASTRLPHSSGEAVARFRDDPSDLTELTDGLVDLVGSLVFTATAVGIMLAIDPLITVVVLIPLAVVLVLNRFLSAVIERIHDRTRRLAAAVTGFIGETFGSVLAIKTTGAEAAVLDRLKQHNDRRRKAEVRDRLAMDMVDTVTGSTVEISVGLVLLLSASAMRSGEFTVGDFALFMTYVGWLTMLPRVLSRMLYMVPQATVATNRLTRLMAEHEGADELSRPTGVWLRHEPPEESTEVATRTDRLESLSVEGLTVRHGESGNGVRDVSLHLPRGSFTVVTGMVAAGKTTLVRGLLGLLPATGTVRWNGEAVDDPGTFLVPDRAAYVGQVPRLFSESLRENIQLGWPAGPDELAAAIRLAALDRDIAEMRDGLDTVVGARGVRLSGGQVQRAGAARALVRSPDLLVVDDMSSALDVETEELLWERLSSAAADGVGPQTLLVVSHRRAALSRADTIVVLEAGEVVGTGTLAELLTDCPAMRRVWDHDSSEVDADTDPVAR from the coding sequence ATGCGGCCCAGACGATCGAACGGGCGTCGACCGATGTGGCTGGTAGTCCGTCGACTCACCCGGGTGGCACCGGCGAACTATCTGGGTGCCGGGCTGTTGTGGGGATTGTTCCTGTTCGCACCCATCGCAACGGGTCTGCTGCTCAAGGCATTGTTCGACCGGCTCAGTCAGGACGAGTTGGTGTCGGTGGAGTCCGCGTTGTGGTTGTGCGCGGCCTTCGTGGTGGTCGAGGGACTGCGCGGGGTCATGTTCTGGCTCGCCGTGGGCATCGTTCCCTATTGGTCGCACGGTTCGGAGACCCTGTTGCGTGCCAACGCGTTGCGATCGATCCTGTCGTCGCGCGGCGCGGCGTCCACTCGTCTGCCGCATTCCTCCGGGGAGGCGGTGGCCCGGTTCCGTGACGACCCCTCCGATCTGACCGAACTCACCGACGGACTGGTGGACCTGGTGGGTTCGCTGGTGTTCACCGCCACGGCCGTCGGCATCATGCTCGCCATCGATCCGCTGATCACGGTGGTGGTCCTGATCCCGCTGGCGGTCGTGCTGGTCCTGAACCGGTTCCTGAGCGCCGTCATCGAACGGATCCACGACCGGACTCGGCGACTGGCGGCGGCGGTGACCGGGTTCATCGGGGAGACCTTCGGGAGTGTGTTGGCGATCAAGACGACCGGCGCGGAGGCGGCGGTGCTCGATCGTCTCAAGCAGCACAACGATCGGCGGCGCAAGGCGGAGGTGCGCGACCGGTTGGCGATGGACATGGTGGACACCGTCACCGGGTCCACCGTGGAGATCAGTGTGGGACTGGTGTTGCTGCTCTCGGCGTCGGCCATGCGATCCGGCGAGTTCACGGTGGGCGATTTCGCGCTGTTCATGACGTATGTCGGCTGGCTCACCATGTTGCCGCGGGTGTTGAGCCGGATGCTGTACATGGTTCCCCAGGCCACCGTCGCCACCAACCGGCTGACCCGCCTGATGGCCGAACACGAGGGCGCCGACGAACTGTCACGGCCGACCGGGGTGTGGCTGCGCCACGAACCGCCCGAGGAGTCGACCGAGGTGGCGACCAGGACCGACCGGCTGGAGTCGTTGTCGGTGGAGGGTTTGACCGTTCGACACGGCGAGAGCGGCAACGGGGTCCGGGACGTGAGTCTGCATCTGCCGCGCGGCTCGTTCACCGTGGTCACCGGGATGGTGGCGGCGGGAAAGACCACATTGGTCCGCGGCCTGCTGGGGCTGTTGCCGGCCACCGGCACGGTTCGCTGGAACGGTGAAGCCGTCGACGACCCGGGGACGTTCCTGGTTCCGGACCGGGCCGCATACGTCGGCCAGGTCCCACGGCTGTTCTCGGAGTCGTTGCGGGAGAACATTCAGCTCGGTTGGCCGGCAGGACCGGACGAGTTGGCCGCGGCGATCCGGTTGGCGGCCCTGGACCGCGATATCGCCGAGATGCGGGACGGGTTGGACACGGTGGTCGGTGCGCGGGGAGTCCGGTTGTCGGGCGGCCAGGTGCAACGTGCCGGTGCCGCCCGGGCGTTGGTTCGATCGCCCGATCTGCTCGTGGTCGACGACATGTCCTCGGCATTGGACGTGGAGACCGAGGAGCTGCTGTGGGAGCGGCTGTCGAGCGCGGCGGCCGATGGTGTCGGTCCGCAGACCTTGCTGGTGGTGTCGCATCGACGTGCCGCGTTGTCGCGGGCCGACACGATCGTGGTGTTGGAGGCGGGCGAGGTGGTGGGTACCGGCACACTCGCCGAGTTGCTGACCGACTGCCCGGCGATGCGACGAGTGTGGGATCACGACAGCTCCGAAGTAGACGCAGACACCGATCCCGTTGCGCGCTAA
- a CDS encoding ABC transporter ATP-binding protein yields MALTTETRRLVLRQLRPGGGAIVALVVAILAATVLPLLAPQMTRLFVDGAIANEAVHTLTLLALAYLGLALAGQLVRMLTAWIASRIAWEGTNRLREHLAGHALSLDMPYHRQRTPGEMIERVDGDVAALAGFIVTFLLDVVASVLFLLGVIVVVFTVDPLIGGALTLFCLLAGFWMVKTQGLAVPAATEARQRSAELYGQLEERLAGAEDLRANGAGPHVVRRFYQGSARLYRADVRAEWIGGGLFAGTTVAFAIGTAIVLGLAVWSRQADALTVGTTVLLFQYTQMVRVPFERLIENAQSYQRALAAMSRVGELLAQRRTLPQAVPATELPSGGALSVSFEEVDFGYDDEPVLRRVDFTLAAGETLGLVGHTGSGKTTIARLVLRLYDPTAGMVRLAGVDLRESAEADLRARVGIVTQDVQLFDASVRDNLTLFRVGLATDEELSEVLDRVGLADWLTSLPDGLDSPLGPDGVGVSAGQAQLLAFARAFLSDPGLVVLDEASSRLDPGTERAITGAMDRLLADRTGILIAHRLQSLSMVDKIAVMADGRLVEFGPREELAADPDSRFSRLLAMSDGTEVTGAPVPRQREN; encoded by the coding sequence ATGGCATTGACCACCGAGACCCGCAGGCTGGTGCTACGACAGTTGAGACCCGGCGGTGGGGCCATCGTCGCACTGGTCGTGGCGATTCTCGCGGCAACGGTGCTGCCGTTGTTGGCCCCCCAGATGACCCGACTGTTCGTCGACGGGGCCATCGCCAATGAAGCGGTCCACACGCTGACGCTGCTGGCACTGGCCTACCTCGGCCTGGCGTTGGCCGGTCAGCTGGTTCGGATGCTCACCGCCTGGATCGCCAGCCGAATCGCCTGGGAGGGAACCAACCGGCTACGGGAACACCTCGCCGGACACGCGCTGTCGCTGGACATGCCCTACCACCGACAACGCACCCCCGGGGAGATGATCGAACGGGTCGACGGAGACGTGGCCGCGTTGGCGGGCTTCATCGTGACGTTCCTGCTCGACGTGGTCGCCAGCGTGCTGTTCCTGCTCGGGGTGATCGTCGTGGTCTTCACGGTGGATCCGTTGATCGGCGGAGCCCTCACGCTGTTCTGTCTACTGGCCGGATTCTGGATGGTGAAGACCCAGGGGCTGGCCGTGCCCGCCGCGACCGAGGCACGACAGCGATCCGCCGAGCTCTACGGGCAGTTGGAGGAGCGGCTCGCCGGCGCGGAGGATCTGCGCGCCAACGGAGCCGGGCCACACGTGGTGCGCCGGTTCTACCAGGGCAGCGCCCGACTGTATCGGGCGGACGTCCGCGCGGAATGGATCGGTGGCGGTCTGTTCGCCGGAACGACGGTGGCCTTCGCGATCGGCACCGCGATCGTGCTCGGTCTGGCGGTGTGGAGTCGGCAGGCCGATGCGCTGACGGTCGGAACCACCGTGCTGTTGTTTCAGTACACCCAGATGGTGCGGGTGCCGTTCGAGCGCCTGATCGAGAACGCGCAGAGCTATCAGCGGGCGTTGGCGGCGATGTCTCGCGTCGGGGAGTTGCTGGCGCAACGCCGCACCCTGCCTCAGGCGGTCCCGGCGACGGAGCTGCCGTCCGGCGGCGCCCTATCCGTGTCCTTTGAGGAGGTCGACTTCGGCTACGACGACGAGCCGGTCCTCAGACGGGTCGACTTCACCCTCGCCGCCGGTGAAACCCTGGGGTTGGTGGGACACACCGGGAGTGGAAAGACCACCATCGCCCGCCTGGTGTTGCGGCTCTACGACCCGACGGCCGGAATGGTGCGGCTGGCCGGAGTGGACTTGCGGGAATCGGCGGAGGCGGACCTGCGTGCCCGCGTCGGCATAGTGACCCAGGACGTCCAGTTGTTCGACGCCTCGGTTCGAGACAACCTGACCCTGTTCCGCGTCGGACTGGCAACCGATGAGGAACTGTCGGAGGTGCTGGACCGGGTCGGACTCGCCGATTGGCTCACGAGTCTGCCCGACGGGCTCGACAGCCCGCTGGGGCCCGACGGCGTGGGGGTCTCGGCCGGCCAGGCCCAGTTGTTGGCGTTCGCCAGGGCGTTCCTGTCGGATCCGGGATTGGTGGTCCTGGACGAGGCCTCCAGTCGGCTCGACCCCGGCACCGAGCGCGCCATCACCGGCGCGATGGACCGACTGCTGGCCGACAGGACGGGAATCCTGATAGCGCACCGACTTCAATCACTGTCGATGGTGGACAAGATCGCGGTGATGGCCGATGGCCGACTCGTCGAGTTCGGGCCGCGCGAAGAACTGGCGGCCGACCCGGACAGCCGGTTCAGTCGACTGTTGGCGATGTCCGATGGAACCGAGGTCACCGGTGCACCGGTGCCACGGCAGAGGGAGAACTGA
- a CDS encoding proprotein convertase P-domain-containing protein, producing MKDNGITTTDIAISGCDTDSLANSSIAVDITHPDQGELSIYLYAPDGSYYVLKRNGGSGADLTETYSVDLSGETANGTWTLSVKDYASGNTGTINEWAVSLS from the coding sequence TTGAAGGACAACGGAATCACCACCACCGACATCGCGATCAGCGGCTGCGACACCGACTCGCTGGCCAACAGCAGCATCGCGGTCGACATCACCCACCCCGACCAGGGTGAGTTGTCGATCTACCTGTACGCGCCCGACGGCAGCTACTACGTCCTGAAGCGCAACGGTGGATCCGGCGCCGACCTCACCGAGACCTACAGCGTCGACCTGTCCGGTGAGACCGCCAACGGCACCTGGACCTTGAGCGTCAAGGACTACGCCAGCGGCAACACCGGAACCATCAACGAGTGGGCAGTCAGCCTGTCCTAG
- a CDS encoding DinB family protein, whose product MTEIDEQGRPEPPLAAAELATLLGFLEFQRATFRWKTDGLDAAGLNVSVAASTMTLGGLLKHLSFVEDYWFSVRLFDRRPHPPWDSPEADDPEWEWHSAADDPPELLRQQWRETVERSRARVTEAMSGDGLDMVTIRPRSNGESSSLRWILVHMIEEYARHNGHADFIREQIDGQTGE is encoded by the coding sequence GTGACCGAGATCGATGAACAGGGCCGTCCCGAGCCGCCGCTCGCCGCCGCCGAACTCGCCACCCTGCTGGGGTTTCTGGAGTTCCAACGCGCGACGTTCCGATGGAAGACCGACGGGCTCGACGCGGCCGGATTGAACGTGTCGGTCGCGGCCTCGACCATGACGTTGGGTGGCCTACTCAAGCATCTGTCCTTCGTGGAGGACTACTGGTTCTCGGTGCGGCTGTTCGACCGTCGGCCGCATCCACCGTGGGACTCCCCGGAAGCCGACGACCCGGAGTGGGAGTGGCATTCGGCCGCCGACGATCCACCGGAACTGCTGCGCCAGCAGTGGCGGGAGACGGTGGAACGGTCGCGAGCACGCGTCACCGAGGCGATGTCCGGCGACGGCCTGGACATGGTCACCATCCGGCCGCGGAGTAACGGAGAATCGTCCAGCCTCCGGTGGATCCTGGTCCACATGATCGAGGAGTACGCCCGGCACAACGGCCACGCCGACTTCATCCGAGAGCAGATAGACGGCCAGACCGGCGAGTGA
- a CDS encoding type I-E CRISPR-associated protein Cas5/CasD, protein MSDRVDFSPTDEPWIEVMLSDGSDRYYLAETAQCLKRPVLPLFLGWRSCPPGRRIEGEIVECPVVQALADNDWRAAEWYRRIQASSVVLDVWREPADDDTGRRESIQDQPISVNVDTAGAPCSTTPFECPTRWAKPKRISPRHWEVDPCT, encoded by the coding sequence ATGTCTGATCGAGTCGACTTCTCACCGACCGATGAACCGTGGATCGAAGTGATGCTGTCTGACGGATCCGACCGGTACTACCTCGCCGAAACGGCTCAGTGCTTGAAACGTCCCGTGCTCCCCCTGTTCCTCGGATGGCGATCCTGCCCGCCCGGGCGACGGATCGAGGGCGAGATCGTCGAGTGCCCGGTCGTTCAGGCGTTGGCGGACAACGACTGGCGAGCCGCCGAGTGGTATCGACGCATACAGGCGTCATCCGTCGTGCTCGACGTCTGGCGGGAACCGGCCGACGACGACACCGGGCGTCGGGAGTCCATCCAGGACCAGCCGATCAGCGTCAACGTCGACACGGCTGGCGCGCCATGCTCCACGACACCGTTCGAATGCCCAACCCGCTGGGCAAAACCGAAGCGCATATCCCCGCGGCACTGGGAGGTTGACCCATGTACCTGA
- the cas6e gene encoding type I-E CRISPR-associated protein Cas6/Cse3/CasE → MYLTRFPVNVSRRDSRKLLGSPQAMHAAVMASYPQAPDPTPNARVLWRVDHTENQSILYITGPVEPDLTGLKEQAGWPTLEGGWDTVDYRRFLATLSAGQTWAFRLTANPVRFARPRDGLPTQALGHVTVAQQQEWLLSRAPGKGVKIDEGTLAVQDRRTAVFKRRGTDVTLRMATFDGLLEITDAESARRALCAGIGRARAYGCGLMTLTAVS, encoded by the coding sequence ATGTACCTGACCCGCTTTCCCGTCAACGTGTCACGCCGTGACTCACGCAAGTTGCTGGGATCTCCTCAAGCGATGCACGCTGCCGTCATGGCCAGCTATCCCCAGGCACCCGACCCGACGCCCAACGCGCGAGTGTTGTGGCGCGTCGACCATACCGAGAATCAGTCCATTCTGTATATAACCGGCCCGGTCGAGCCAGACCTCACCGGATTGAAGGAACAAGCAGGATGGCCGACTCTGGAAGGCGGTTGGGACACCGTGGACTATCGCCGGTTCCTGGCCACGCTGTCGGCCGGTCAGACCTGGGCGTTTCGATTGACCGCGAATCCGGTTCGGTTCGCGCGTCCCAGGGATGGTCTGCCCACTCAGGCACTGGGACACGTCACCGTGGCGCAGCAGCAGGAATGGCTGCTGTCACGGGCGCCCGGCAAGGGCGTCAAGATCGATGAGGGGACCCTGGCCGTCCAGGATCGCAGGACCGCCGTCTTCAAACGGCGGGGAACCGACGTCACGCTACGCATGGCGACCTTCGACGGGTTGCTGGAGATCACCGACGCCGAGTCGGCCCGCCGGGCACTGTGTGCCGGGATAGGTCGAGCTCGCGCATACGGCTGCGGGCTGATGACCCTGACGGCGGTGTCATGA
- a CDS encoding SDR family oxidoreductase has translation MTDVLPTLAVTGATGVVGGRVAELLAEAGVAQRLLVRDPDRAPHLSGASVVVIPSYGDGEAARHALRGVDTLFMVSGTESPDRVDQHRTFVDAAVRADVGHVVYTSFVSAAPDAVFTFARDHHATEEHIKASGLGWTFLRDNFYLDFMPGFVGDDGVIRGPAADGRCAMVARADVARTAAAVLRDPDAHRGRTHEITGPQALTMTEVAEILSAAEGRPITFHNETVEEAYESRRKYPAADWEYDAWVSTYTAIAAGQMAEVSGDVETVTGTPPMSLAEFLAGR, from the coding sequence GTGACCGATGTGCTTCCCACTCTCGCGGTCACCGGGGCCACCGGGGTGGTGGGTGGTCGGGTGGCCGAACTGCTCGCCGAAGCCGGTGTGGCTCAACGGTTGTTGGTGCGTGATCCCGACCGGGCACCGCATCTTTCGGGGGCGTCCGTGGTCGTGATCCCCTCCTACGGGGACGGTGAGGCCGCCCGGCACGCGCTGCGGGGCGTCGACACCTTGTTCATGGTGTCGGGGACGGAGAGCCCGGACCGGGTCGACCAGCATCGGACGTTCGTCGACGCCGCGGTTCGCGCCGATGTCGGACATGTCGTGTATACATCTTTTGTCAGCGCAGCCCCCGACGCCGTCTTCACCTTCGCGCGAGATCACCACGCCACGGAAGAGCACATCAAGGCGTCCGGGTTGGGGTGGACGTTTCTGCGGGACAACTTTTATCTGGACTTCATGCCGGGGTTCGTGGGCGACGACGGAGTGATCAGGGGACCGGCGGCCGACGGACGGTGCGCGATGGTGGCTCGCGCCGACGTCGCGCGTACCGCTGCCGCGGTCCTCCGGGATCCGGACGCGCATCGGGGCAGAACCCATGAGATCACCGGGCCGCAGGCGCTGACCATGACCGAGGTCGCCGAGATTCTGTCGGCCGCCGAGGGACGTCCGATCACCTTCCACAACGAGACCGTCGAGGAGGCCTATGAATCACGACGGAAGTACCCGGCCGCCGACTGGGAGTACGACGCCTGGGTGTCCACCTACACGGCCATCGCCGCCGGACAGATGGCGGAGGTGAGCGGTGACGTCGAGACCGTGACCGGGACGCCGCCGATGAGTCTGGCCGAATTCCTGGCCGGGCGCTGA